A genome region from Geobacter pickeringii includes the following:
- a CDS encoding SH3 domain-containing protein, which translates to MSENDPFSEEAKQRHWEKTQDAANWSAYQKYQLEMRNRRFDSEQRSRIEKDYSQTSSVRCYICGEKGAIYRRRVYVGDNVRVYFGRRIGVSSGVSYGIRSLCPACASRHSSSNSTGGMVALIVVAFIVFLAAIGAFSNSSENSSHVAVEDIVTTTDAVNVRSAASASQPIVGTVQDGTKLKVQSRQGNWIKISYSDNGKNITGWISSRFVAKTN; encoded by the coding sequence ATGTCAGAAAACGATCCCTTTTCAGAAGAGGCAAAACAGCGGCATTGGGAAAAAACCCAGGATGCAGCAAACTGGTCTGCATATCAAAAGTATCAGCTTGAAATGAGGAATCGCAGGTTTGACTCAGAACAAAGAAGTCGAATTGAAAAAGATTATAGCCAGACTTCATCTGTACGTTGCTATATATGCGGCGAAAAGGGAGCTATTTACCGAAGAAGGGTATATGTTGGTGACAATGTCCGGGTTTATTTCGGCAGGAGAATAGGAGTATCGTCAGGAGTGAGCTACGGCATACGCTCCTTGTGTCCTGCCTGTGCCTCCCGTCACTCTAGCTCTAATAGCACAGGCGGAATGGTCGCGCTAATCGTAGTTGCATTCATTGTATTCTTGGCTGCAATTGGTGCCTTTTCAAATTCTTCAGAAAACTCTTCCCATGTTGCCGTCGAAGATATCGTAACAACCACTGACGCTGTAAATGTTAGGTCTGCTGCGTCAGCTTCCCAACCAATTGTCGGAACAGTGCAAGACGGAACAAAATTGAAAGTGCAAAGCCGTCAGGGTAATTGGATAAAAATCAGTTACAGTGATAACGGAAAAAACATTACTGGTTGGATTTCCTCCCGATTCGTAGCAAAAACCAATTGA
- a CDS encoding type II toxin-antitoxin system HipA family toxin, producing the protein MNSNHPLKELYVWIWLPGETEPVVAGKLTTQGTTYLFNYGRSYLDRDNAISIYDAELSLRQGLIPLLPGLGMPGCLRDAAPDAWGRKVILNKRFGRAASEVDPGAVDELTYLIESGSDRIGALDFQLSPTEYVPRHAAGAPLEELMEAAELIERGVPLTPELAQALQHGTSIGGARPKALVESNSRKYIAKFSASTDLYSIVKSEFVAMRLAALAGLDVAPVSLLNVAGKDVLMVTRFDRVPASAGWQRKGIVSALTMLQLDEMMARYASYHDLANLVREKFTNAPGTLRELFSRIVFNILIGNTDDHARNHAAFWDGRMLQLTPAYDICPQPRHGRTASQAMRITGADNSSRIVTCLEAAPHFLLRDAEAARIVEGQLNCIEENWSRVCDEAALNEVDRNLLWRNQVLNPFAFEGVEGGPLSGLSAYQEK; encoded by the coding sequence CCTCTTCAACTATGGTCGCAGTTACCTCGACCGTGACAATGCCATCTCCATTTACGATGCAGAACTGTCGCTCCGCCAGGGGCTGATCCCTCTGCTCCCCGGTCTCGGCATGCCGGGCTGCCTGAGAGACGCAGCCCCTGATGCCTGGGGGCGCAAAGTGATCTTGAACAAGAGGTTCGGCAGGGCAGCCTCAGAGGTCGATCCTGGCGCTGTCGATGAACTGACCTATCTGATCGAGTCCGGCTCGGACCGGATCGGCGCGCTCGATTTTCAGCTTTCACCGACGGAGTACGTCCCCAGGCATGCCGCCGGCGCCCCCCTCGAGGAGTTGATGGAAGCCGCGGAGTTGATCGAGAGGGGGGTGCCTCTGACTCCCGAGCTCGCCCAGGCGCTACAGCATGGCACCTCCATCGGCGGAGCGCGGCCGAAGGCCCTGGTGGAAAGCAATTCCCGCAAATACATCGCCAAATTTTCGGCTTCGACTGACCTGTACTCCATCGTCAAGTCCGAGTTCGTTGCCATGAGGCTTGCGGCTCTGGCGGGACTGGATGTGGCCCCGGTATCGCTGTTGAACGTCGCCGGGAAAGATGTGCTGATGGTGACCCGCTTCGATCGCGTCCCCGCATCTGCCGGCTGGCAGCGAAAGGGGATTGTCTCGGCACTGACCATGCTGCAGTTGGACGAAATGATGGCGCGATACGCCAGCTACCATGATCTGGCGAATCTGGTGCGGGAAAAGTTCACGAACGCCCCGGGAACGCTTCGGGAGCTCTTTTCCCGCATCGTTTTCAATATTCTGATCGGTAACACCGACGATCACGCCCGTAACCATGCTGCTTTCTGGGATGGCCGCATGCTGCAGCTGACCCCAGCCTACGACATTTGCCCCCAACCCCGCCATGGGCGGACTGCCTCGCAGGCCATGCGGATAACCGGTGCTGACAACTCAAGCAGGATCGTCACCTGTCTAGAGGCCGCTCCGCATTTCCTTCTTCGCGATGCGGAGGCTGCCCGGATTGTTGAAGGGCAGCTCAACTGCATCGAAGAGAATTGGTCAAGGGTTTGCGATGAGGCCGCTTTGAACGAGGTGGATCGCAACCTTTTGTGGCGGAATCAGGTGCTGAATCCGTTTGCCTTCGAGGGGGTGGAGGGTGGGCCTTTAAGCGGGCTTTCTGCTTATCAAGAAAAATAG